The genomic DNA CGCTGCCAGGACGCCTGCCCGGCGTGGGCGACCGACAAGCCGCTCTCCCCCAAGCTCTTCGTCATGGGCCTGCGCGACCACGCGTACGCGAAGGCGCCCTTCCTGCTGACCCCCGAGGACGAGCGCGACGCGCTGCCCGAGGCGCTCCGCCTCGAGGCGTCCCGCCCGCTGGTCGGCCCCACCGGGTACGCCGAGCCGGATCCGATCTCCGTGCAGGACGGGGTCGTCGCGGTCATCGACCCCGACGTCCTGTGGTCGTGCACGAGCTGCGGCGCGTGCGTGCAGGCCTGCCCGGTCGACATCGAGCACGTCGACCACATCGTCGACCTGCGCCGCAACCAGGTCCTGATGGAGTCGGAATTCCCGAGCCAGCTGAACGGCATGTTCAAGGGCCTGGAATCCAAGGGCAACCCGTGGAACGCGAGCCCCCGCACGCGGATGGACTGGGCCAAGGACCTGCCCTTCCACGTGCCGCTCGTCGGCGGCCCGCACGACGAGGACGTCGAGGACCTGAGCCAGGTCGACTACCTCTTCTGGGTCGGCTGCGCCGGCGCGTACGACGACCGCGCGAAGAAGACGACCCGCGCCGTGGCCGAGCTGCTGCAGACCGCGGGCGTCTCGTACGCGGTCCTGGGCAAGGGAGAGACCTGCACCGGCGACCCGGCCCGACGCGCGGGCAACGAGCTCGTCTTCCAGCAGCTGGCCGCGGAGAACACCGAGACGCTGCGCGAGGCGAAGGCCACCAAGGTCGTCGCCACCTGCGCGCACTGCCTCAACTCGCTCAAGAACGAGTACCCCCAGCTCGGCCTGACGATGGAGGTCGTGCACCACACCCAGCTGCTGAACCGCCTCGTCCGCGAGGGCCGGCTCACCCCGGTCGCGCCGGCCGACGACGCCGAGCAGCGAACCATCACCTACCACGACCCCTGCTACCTCGGCCGGCACAACCAGGTGTACGAGCCCCCGCGCGAGCTGCTCGGCGCGCTGCCGGGCACGACGGTCGCCGAGATGCCCCGCAGCGGCAAGGACTCCTTCTGCTGCGGCGCCGGCGGCGCGCGGATGTGGATGGAGGAGGACCTCGGCACCCGGATCAACGCCAACCGCACCGAGGAGGCCGTCGCCACCCTCGCCGCCGCCGGAGCGACCGACGCGGCGCCGGGGGCGATCGCGACCGGCTGCCCCTTCTGCCGCACGATGCTCACCGACGGGACGGACGCACTGGCGAACGGCTCGGGCAAGCCGGCACCCGAGGTGATCGACGTCGCGCAGCTGCTGCTCGAGTCGGTCCGCAGGGGGCGCTGACCAGGGCGGACGCCGCTGTCGGACCTGGTTGTCGAAGCGGTTGTCAGCATCGTGTTGCGTCAGCCCGGGACGCGTCCTTGACTGGTCCTGCCGACCCTCCGACGGGGTCGCCACGACCCACGAGGAGACCGAGATGACCGAGCAGACCACCGAGCACGAGACCCACGTCGAGGACCACTCCTCCCACACCCACGGCGACGGCTGCGGCCACGAGTCCGTCCAGCACGAGGACCACGTCGACTACGTCCACGACGGGCACCGCCACTCCGCGCACGACGACCACTACGACGAGCACTGAGCCCCGGCTCCGAGCGTCCTGCGCCGCCTCGCCCACCAGGGCGGGGCGGCGCTGCCGTGTCCGGACCCTCGTCCCGGCAGTCCCGGGCCCGCTAGCTCTGGCTCTCCGCACCGCACCCGGGACCGACGTACGCTTTTGACAATCGTTTTCAGTCTCATTAGCGTCGGACGCGTCGTCCTCGTCCCGCCGGAAGGTCACCCGCCACCATGCGCCGCCTGCTCGTCCCCGCCCTGCCCGCCGCCGCCCTGCTCCTCGGGCTCACGGCCTGCTCGGGCTCAGCCGGCTCCGCCGCACCGGCGTCATCCGGCGCCGCAGGCACCGTCAGCGTCGTCGCCTCCACCAACGTCTACGGCGACATCGTCAAGACGATCGGCGGCGACGCCGTCGAGGTCACCTCGATCATCGACGACCCCAGCCAGGACCCGCACGAGTACACGGCCAACGCCCGTACGCAGCTCGCCCTCAGCAAGGCCCAGCTCGTCGTCGAGAACGGCGGCGGCTACGACGACTTCGTCGCCACGATGCTCTCGGCGACCACTGCGAAGCCGCGCGTGCTGAACGTCGCCGACGTCTCCGGCTACGACCAGGAGCCCGCCGAGGGCGAGTTCAACGAGCACCTCTGGTACGACTTCCCGACGATGGTCAAGCTCACCGACCAGGTGCAGCAGGACCTGTCGGCGATCGCGCCTGACCGGGCCGAGACGTTCAGGACCAACGCAGCCGCCTTCACCACCAAGCTCGAGGGCCTGGAGAAGAGCGAGGAGACCCTCGCCGCCGAGCACCGCGGCACCGGCGTCGCCATCACCGAGCCCGTCCCGCTCTACCTGCTCGACGCGTCGGGCCTGGTCAACCGGACCCCCGAGGAGTTCAGCGAGGCGATCGAGGAGGGCAGCGACGTGCCGCCGGCCGTCCTGCAGGAGACCGAGGCCCTCTTCAGCGGCAAGAAGGTCGGGCTGCTCGCGTACAACGAGCAGACCACCGGTCCGCAGACCGAGGCCGTGCTCGCTGCCGCCAAGTCCGCCGGTGTGCCCGTCGTGGGGATGACCGAGACGCTGCCCGCCGGCCTCGACTACGTCGGCTGGATGCAGCGCAACCTCGACGCGGTGGGCGGCGCGCTGCAGGGATGAGCGCCGCGGCAGGGATGATGGGCCCCGTGACGGCGGAGGCGGCAGGGCGTACGCCCGCAGAGCTCGCCCCGCCGGTCCTCGCCATCCGCGACGCCGCGCTCGGCTACGGCGACCGGCTGCTCTGGTCGGGCCTGACGCTCGACGTGCGGCCCGGGCAGTTCGTCGCGATCCTCGGCCCGAACGGCTCGGGCAAGACGAGCCTGCTGCGCGCCGTCCTCGGCACGCAGGCCCTCACCAGCGGCTCCATCGAGATCCTCGGCGAGCCCGTGCGGCGGGGCCACCGCTCGGTCGGCTACGTCCCGCAGCAGCACCTCGCCGACCGCGGCACCCCGCTGCGGGCGCGCGACTTCCTGGCCCTGGGCATCGACGGCACCCGCTTCGGGCTGCCGCTGCCCAGCAGGGACCGGCGCCGACGCGTCGACGCCATGCTCGACACGGTGGACGCCCGCGCGTTCGGGCGTACGCGGATCGGTTCGCTGTCGGGCGGTGAGCAGCAACGGCTCCGGATCGGGCAGGCGCTGATCGGCGACTCGAGGCTGCTGCTCTGCGACGAGCCGCTGATCTCGCTCGACCTGCACCAGCAGCGCGCGGTCAGCGACCTGATCGACGCCAGTCGCCGCGACCACGACCGCGCCGTCCTGATGATCACCCACGACGTGAACCCGGTGCTCGACATGGTCGACACCGTCGTCTACCTGGCCAACGGGCAGGCGCTGGTGGGCTCGGTCGACGACGTGTTCACCTCCGAGGTGCTGAGCGACCTCTACGGGACACCGGTGGAGGTCATCCGCGCGCGCGGCCGGATCATCGTGGTCGGGCTGCCCGACCACGCGCACGAGGGCCACGAGCACGCCCCTCACCACGACGGGGCGGACCACTGATGCACCTCGACCTCTTCTCACAGCTCTTCAACTTCGAGGGCTACGGCGAGCTGCTGGCGCTCGTGCGGAACTCGGTGGTCGCCGGCGCGGTGCTCGGGCTCACCGGCGGGCTGATCGGCGTCTTCGTCATGGCCCGCGACCTGGCCTTCGCCGTGCACGCGATCAGCGAGCTGTCCTTCGCCGGCGCGGCCGCGGGGCTGCTGTTCGGCATCGGGGTCGTCGAGGGCTCGCTGGCGGGTTCGCTGGCCGCGGCGCTGCTGATCGGGATCCTGGGCAGCCGGGCGCGCAACCGGAACTCGATCATCGCCGTCCTGATGCCCTTCGGCCTCGGCCTCGGGATCCTCTGCCTCTCCCTCTACTCCGGGCGCGCGGCGAACAAGTTCGGGCTGCTCACCGGCCAGATCGTCGCCGTCGACAACCCGCGGCTGACCGCGCTGCTGGTCATCTGCGGGATCGTCGTCGTCGGGCTGCTGCTGGTGTGGCGCCCGCTGATGTTCGTCAGCATCGACGCGCAGGTCGCCGAGGCCCGCGGGGTGCCCGCGGTCGCCCTGTCGATCGTGTTCATGGTGCTGCTGGGCATGTCCGTGGCGGTCTCGGTGCAGATCGTGGGTTCGCTGCTGGTGCTGTCGGTGCTGGTCACCCCCGCCGCCGCGGCCCTGCGCGTCTCCGCCTCGCCGGTCCTGGTGCCGGTGCTGTCCACGGTCTTCGCCGTGGTGTCGATGGTCGGCGGGATCCTGCTCGCGCTCGGCAGCTCGATCCCGATCAGCCCGTACGTGACGACCCTGTCCTTCCTGATCTACGTGGTGTGCCGCGTCGTCGGCGGCGTGCGCGACCGCCGGTTGCCCCGGGCGCCCAGAATGGCCACGGAGGTGGTGTCCTGATGCCTCGTACGCCGCAGCGCACCACGCGCCAGCGCACGGCGGTCGGTGAGCTGCTGCAGCGGACGTCGGAGTTCCGCACGGCCGCGCAGATCCACGACGACCTGCGCCACGCCGGCGAGGACATCGGCCTGACGACGGTCTACCGCACGCTGCAGCTGATGGTCGACGCCGAGCAGCTCGACGCGATCCGCACCGACGACGGCGAGACCGCCTACCGCCGCTGCTCGACCGGGCACCACCACCACCTCGTCTGCCGCGACTGCGGCCGCACTGTCGAGGTCGAGGGCCCCGCGATCGAGGCCTGGACCGACCAGGTCGCCGCGGAGCACGGCTTCACGGAGGTGGAGCACCAGCTGGAGATCTTCGGCGTGTGCGGGGAGTGCAAGGTCGGCTGACGGTCCTGCCCGCTTCGACGAGCAGGAGGGGCCACCCAGCGCCCAGCGGCACGCCGTAGCCGACGTGGCGCGGCCAGAGCGATGGACGGTCTGGCAGGTGAGCCGCTTCCCCGAGGTCGACGAGATCAGTGGCCGCGTCGACCTCGTTGTGGCTCGTTCCCTCCAGCTTCCGGTCGACAGCAGCTGAACGCAGCGTGCGAGACGCCGCCCGCTCTCGGCGGCTGCCCGCTCGAGGGTTGCCTGCATGCGCTCCTCGACGATCCCGCGCGCGTGCTCCAAGAAATCATGGAGGCCTTGTCTGCTGGCAAGAGGCTCCGTCGTCGATGCGTCACTGAGCGGGTTGTCTTGCTGCGGATCCAGCCACGCGACAGGATCGTTTCCATGAGGGCTGGGTCGGGTCTGTGGAGCGTCGCGGCGGCGGTCTTTCTGGCCACAGGTGGTTGCCTGACCGTGGTCGGCTACCAGAGCCGATCCTTCGGCTGGTCGCCTACGCCCCTCTCTCCGAACAGACGTACGAGTCGACGACGGGCCTGCTCGTGGTCGGCCACGAAGAGGCGGTCGGGCTGGTCGTGCTGACGGCCGGTCTGGTCCTCTCCGCACTGTGTGTCGGCGTCAGGATCGGCCGACGCGCAGGAGAGCCCGGTTCGGCGGCGGCTGACGCGAAGCTGATCGCACTCCTTGCAGCGCAGCGGCTCTCGGGGCGCAGCGCATCTCTCCGGGACCTCGAGGTCGACGTCGCCGAAGCCGAGCCAGGAAGTCGGCGAGTCGCTGCAGAAGGCGCCAAGCGTGGTCCTCATCGGTGGTCTTGACGAACACGTAGGCGGTGGTGCGGTCCCACGCGACCTTCGTCGTCGCGCTCGGCGCGGCCGTGGCGTCGAGGGTTGGTCACCTCGCTGATGAAGTGGCTCGCCACTCGTGTCGTCACGCCGGGTGACACTGCGCGGATGCGCGGGCTCGAGCCGTCCCCTGTCGCCCGAGGGCGGGATCGAGACCAGGCTCGCTCTGCGTCGCGCGGGCGACCCCGAGTCGCCGAAGAGGTGCTGGGCCAGGTCAGACGATCTCGAAGCCGGCGGTGGCGGTCTGGGCCGGGGCGGCGCCGCGTCTGGCCGCGTCGACCCTGATCTTGTAGGTACCGGGCGGCAGGACCAGCGAGAATCCGTAGCTGTGGTCCGCGGCGACCGGGGCGGTGCCCTGGTAGAGCGTCTCCTCGGTGATCGTGTCGATGACGTACCAGGTCACGTCGTCGCGACGCTGGTCCAGGGCTCCGACGACCTGGAGCGGGCCCGGCGCCGGCACGGCGTCCGGCAGGGTCAACCCGTCGGTCAGTCGCTCGTCCAGGGGTCGGAACGGGATGGGTTCGGTGGAGTCGAGGGCGTCGAAGAGCAGGAAGCTCTTCCCGCGCAGCGTCACCTGGACAGGGACTGGTCGGCCGACGTACGCCGAGACCGTGTGCACGAGGCTCTGGGCCCAGAACGCGGCCTTCGCCGCGTCGGGATCGGTCGGACGGATCTTGTCGTCGCCGGCGTAGTCGACCAGGACCGCGCCGTCCTGCTCGGCGACGCTGGAGAGCGTCAAGGACCCGAAGGGCCAGGAGGCGTCGTTGCTGGAGGGCTCTCGCCCGACCGCGGCCACGGCCTCGAGGAGGGTCGTCTTCGGTCGCGGTTCGGCCAGCAGCGTGTCCTTGGGTCCGGGGAAGTACACCAGGGTGGTCGCGACCGGTGTGGTCGGCGGATCTGTGACGGGACTGCGGGCGCCTGACGGGGCGCTGCCGGTGACGGTGAAGCTGCGCTGTTCCTGGACCTGACCCGACCGGCTTCGAAGGGTCAGGGTGTAGTCGCCGGGGTCGAGCTCCGGTGCGCTGCTGAGGACGGTGCGGCCCCCGCCGGCGGCGTCCGCCTTGAGGCTCGCGACCGTCCGGCCGTCTCGACCCGTCACGACGAGCTGGTCTCCTACGGCGCCCGGCATCGCGGCGATGCCGACCGGTGACGTGACTCGTTCCGAAGGGCCGGGGAAGAAGATCGAGCCGGTGTACGCGATCTCGACCCGCGGGTCGAAGAGCGGTTGCGTCGTGTCGACCGAGCCGTACAGGGTGGTCGGGCTGCCGTTCAGGGTGATGACGACGGGCCCGAAGGAGTCGAACGCCTCGTCGGCGGTGCGCACCCAGGACTCGACCCACAGCCGTGCCTGTGCGTCGGCTCCGGGACCTCTGGGACGCGTCTGGTCGTCGACGGATGCCATGTCGAGGTGCACCGTCCCGTCGAGGTAGGTGAGGCTCTTGACCCGGTTGGCGCCGTTCCTGGGGAAGGACACTGCTCCGGGCACCGTCGGGGCCTGCTCGAAGAGCGACTCGACGGCCTGCACCGGGTCGTACGGGGCGCTCGCGCGGGCCGCGTCGACGAGCAGTCCGTCGGTGCCCGGCCGGTAGATCGTCCACGCGACCCTCGGCTGGCTCGGGCGGTACCTGCCGGAAGGGGCGGTGCTGACCGGCGACGGGAACGCGCTGACGGTGTCGGCCGGGACCGCCGCCCGCTGGGGGCCGCCGAGCGTCAGGAGCACGAGCGCCACGACGACCAGGGCGACGGAGACGCCGGCCAGGGCCACCGGCCAACCGGTCTTCCACCGTGTCCGGACCGGCCGGAGGCGCTCGGCCACGAGCCGCTCCTGCAAGCGGTCCCAGGCGCCCGGTGACGGCTGGACCTGCTCGGCCTCGGCGTCCATCGCCTTCTGCAGCGCCGAGATCAGTCGTGGATCTTGATCAAGCCTCATCGGGAACTCCCAGGACGTGCCGCAGGGCGTGGACGCCACGGGCGCCATGGCTCTTCACGGCTCCCCTGCTGATCTGGAGCGCCGCGGCGGTCTCTGCCTCGCTCAGCTGCGCGTAGTAGCGGAGGACGAGCACCTCACGCTGCCGCTGTGACAGCTCGGCCAGCCCGTCCAACACCCGGCGACGCTCGAGGCTGAGGAGCGCCTGGTCCTCGGCGCTGTCGGCGTCCTCCCACCGCTTCGCGGGGGCCGAGCGCACGACGTTCTGGTGCCTGAGTGCCGAGCGGCAGCGGTTCACCACCGACACGTGCAGGTAGCCGGCCGCGTCCTCCGGCCGCTTCAGCCGCGCCCAGCGGGAGTGCAGGTCGACGAAGGCGTCCTGGACGAGCTCCTCGGCAACCCCCACGTCGCGCACGAGCAGCCACGCGACCCGGACCAGCCGCACGTGATGGGCGGCGAAGAGCGATGCGAGCGTGGTCGTCGGCGGGGGTTCGCCCGGCCTCGTCGCGTCCACCGATCTCAGCGCCTCCACACCACCTCCACGCGCGAGTGCCCCTCATGGTTGTCAGCCGACGACAGACTGATCCTCGCCTCCTCGGCACCCACGACGACGACCTGCCTCACGTCCTCAGAAGCCGAACGTCCTCAGAAGCGGAACAGCCACCGGCGCAGCCGGCCTTCTGGCCGGCTCTGACCGCTTGGACGTCGCCGTCCGCCCGGCTCCGCCGGGAGAGGTGACACCCTCGACCTCTCGGTCTCGGTCAGCGACCTACCCAACGGCATCCACACCAGCGTCAGCCACGGCATCGGCACGGGACCGTCTCCCCGTGCACGGTGATCGACACCCGCGAGTCGATCGCCGTGGGCGGCCCCAAGCCGCAAGACGTCAAGCTTGCGGGCGCGTTCGTCGCCTGCAACCGACCGTCCTGGGAGCAAGAGATGCTTCTCATCCCGACCCGCAGGCCGCCTGGGTCCGGTGAACGGACGACGTAGGAGAGCTTCGCGACAACGGCACCCGACTAGCAAGACCTCGCGCAGTGACCGTACGAAGACCGGCCAACGGGCACCCGTTCGAGCATGTTCGGCGTCTCACACCTCGCGCTCAACCACCGTCATACGAGAACGGACAAGAGGTCTTAGAGATCGGTTTTGCGTCGGTATCGTTCTCGATCCAGGACGTCGCCACCACGCGCGAGGTCGGAGGTGCTGGGTTCGTACTCTCACGGTCAGGGGCATGGCGTGGCCTCTTAGGACGAACCGGAGTGGATCAGGTGGTGTCGGTCTGCGGCATCGTGATGACGACCTTGCCGACCTGGGCGTTGCTCTCGAGGTAGGTGTAGGCGTCGGCGATGGCGCTGAGGGCGAAGGTGCGGTCAACGGTGGGCCGTAGCGCGCCGGTGGTGATGCCGTGGTTGATGAAGGCGACGGCACGGGCCAGGCGGGTGTCGTCGCCGACGACCTCGACCACGTCGTAGCCGCGCAGGGTGAGCCGGTGCTGCAGCAACGCCAGGACGGGCAGGGTGGTCGGGCTGTCGCTGAGGGCACCGTAGATGACGATGGTGGCGTATTCCGCGGCTGCTTCCGCGACCTCGCTGAGCAGTGGCCCGCCGACAGGGTCGAAGACGACGTCCACCCCGGCGCCGCCGGTGATGTCCGCCAGCCGGCCGCGCAGGTCCTCCTCGCCGGTGGCGATGACGGCGCTGGCGCCGGCGGCGAGGAGCTCGTCGCGCTTGTCCGAGGTGCGCGACAGCGCGATCGGGGTGGCGCCGATCATCGCGGCGATCTGGAGGGCGGCAAGCCCGACGCTGCTCGACGCGGCCGAGACGACGACGACGTCGCCGGCGCGCAGGCCGGCGATGTCGACGAGCCCGCCGTAGGCGGTGGCGTACGCCATCCACAGCGCGGCGGCCTCTTCCCACGACAGCCGGTCGGGGTGCTTGACCACCGCGCGGGCCGGGGCGAGGACCAGCTCGCCGTGCAGCGGGTAGTCGGGCACCGCGAACGCAGGGACGACGCTGACCCGGTCCCCGACGGCGAGCCCGGCGACGTCGGGGCCAACGGCGTCGACGGTCCCGGCCGCCTCCAGGCCGGTGGCCTGGGGGAAACGGGGTTCGAAGAAGTGGGTACCGGTGCGGAACATGACGTCCGCGCGGTTCAGGGCCAGAGCACGGGTGCGGATGCGGACCTCACCCGGCCCCGGCTCGGGGGTGTCGACCTCGTCGACGGAGAGGACGTCAGGTCCTCCGAGGGCACGGAAACGAACGGCGAGGGGCATGGCTCTCCTGGGACTGAATTTGCTGCGTTGACGGCAGCGTCCTTCGTGCGGATGCGGGTTCGGGTGTTGGAGGGGTGCCGGGGCGGGCAGGGATTAGGCCTGAGCGGTGGGCATGACCCACAGCTCGCCGATGGCGGCGTGGGCGGGCCGGGTGACCATGTAGGCGACGCCGTCGGCGATGTCGTGGGGGTCGAGCATGGTGAACCCGCCGAAGTTCTTCTCGATGTCGGCGAGGATCTCGGCGTTGTTGTGCGAGTCGAGCTCGGTGTCGACCTTGCCGGGCTCGAGGACGCCGACGCGGACGTGGTCGGGCGCGAGCTCTTGGCGTAGCGCTTCGCTGAAGCCGTTCACCCCGAACTTGGTCATGCTGTAGACCCCGGAGGTGGGGAAGGTCGTGCGCCCGGCCAGGGAGGAGATGTTGACGATGTCGGCGACCTGGCGTGGCCCGTCCTTGGCCGCGTCGAGCAGGTGCGGCACCGCGGCGTGCGTGGTGTAGAGCAGGCCCTTCTGGTTGATCGCGATCATCTGGTCCCACTCGTCGACGTCGACGTCGCAGACGCGTCCGAGGAGCATCAGTCCGGCGTTGTTGACGAGGATGTCGAGGCGGCCGAAGTGCTCGACGGCTGTCGACACGGCCTGCTCGGCCTGGTCACGCTCGGAGACGTCTGCGCTGATCGCGAGCGCGGTGCCGCCGGCGTCGGTGATCTCGGCGACCAGCGTGTCGAGGCGGTCTAGGCGGCGGGCCACGACCGCGACCGAGGAGCCGAGGCGGGCGAGCTCGAGGGCTGTGGCGCGGCCGATGCCGCTGCTGGCGCCGGTGACGAGGGCCGCCGTCGCGGTCAGCGGGGACGTCATGGTGGTGCTCCTTGTTCTGACGGCGGGCATGAGCCGCAGTGCTCGGTTGGGTGCGTGGCTGCTGGTTCGTACGTGGACGGGGCCGTGGCTGGTGCGGCGCTCGGGCGGGTTCAGAAGTAGGTCGGTTCGCGCAGCGTGTAGTGCTGCTCGAGGGCGGTGACCTCGTCGTCGGTGAGGGTCAGGTCGAGTGCGGCGACGGCGTCGGTGAGGTGGTGCGGCTTGGTGGCGCCGACGATCGGGGCGTCGACGACCGGGTTGCGCAGCACCCAGGCCAGGGCGACGGTGGCCATGGCCACGCCCCGCTCGGTGGCGATGCGTTCGACGGCGTCGATGGTGGCCTTGTCGGTGTCGAGCCATAGCGGTCGGCCCTGGAAGTCGGCTCGGGGGTTGGTCTGGCTGCGGGTGCTGCCGCTGCTTCCCCAGGGGCGAGCGACCACGCCGGCGGCGAGCGGGCTCCAGGGCAGGCTCCCGACGCCCTGGTCGGCGAGGAGGCCGAACATCTCGAGCTCTTCGCCGCGCTGGACGAGGTTGTACTGGTCCTGCATGGAGACGAACGTGGTCCAACCGTGCGTCTGAGCGGCGTGCTGCATCTTCGCGAACTGCCAGGCGAACATCGACGAGGCGCCGATGTAGCGGGCCTTGCCGGCGCGGACGACGTCGTGCAGGGCCTCCATCGTCTCCTCGACCGGGGTGCGGGGGTCGAAGCGGTGGACCTGGTAGAGGTCGACGTAGTCGGTGCCGAGGCGGCGCAGCGACGCGTCGATCTGTTCCATCACGGCCTTGCGGGACGTGCCGAAGCCGCCCGGGCCGTCGTGCATGTGCTCGGCGACCTTGGTGGCGAGCACGATGTCGTCGCGGCGGGCGACCTGCTTCAGGGCGCGGCCGACGATCTCCTCCGAGGAGCCGGCGCTGTAGACGTTCGCGGTGTCCCAGAAGGTGATGCCGAGGTCGACGGCCTGCGCGAAGTACGGCACGGCCTGCTCGTAGGGCAGCGCCCAGCTCCAGAACGGGGTGTTCCCGTCTCCGAAGCCCATGGTGCCGAGGGCGATGCGGCTGATCTTGAGGCCCGAGGTGCCGAGCTGGGTGTACTGCATGAGCGAGAGTCCTTCTGTCGTGGTCGTGGTCCGAGCTGGGCCGTTCGTTCGAGCTACGCCGCCGTCCCGGGGGGTTGCGACGGGTTGCCGCCGCGGCCCGGTGGTTGCTGTCGACGCTGTCAGGCGTCGTCGTGGTCGAGGGAGGACGACAGGTCGCGGTAGGCGTCGGCCTGGGCGAGGAGGTCGTTCGCCTTCTGCTCGGCGGTCTGCACGGCGTCGGCGCCGGCGAGCCAGCGCAGCGGCGGCTCGTCCTGCGCTGCGAGGCCGATCAGGGCGGCGGCGAGCTTGGCGGGGTCGCCGCCCTGCTTGCCGTTCATCTCCCGCCAGCCGGCGATGGTGTCCTTCGTCCGCGGGGCGTAGTCGTCGATCGACAGCTCGGGCCAGTTCGTCGAGGAGCCCTCGACCAGCAGCTCGGTGCGGAAGAAGCCGGGTTCGACGATCGTGGTCTGGATGCCGTAGGGAGCGAGGTCGAAGCGGAGCGACTCCATCCACCCCTCGAGGGCGAACTTCGACGCGCAGTAGGCGGCGACGAACTCCTGCCCGACCAGCCCTGCGGTCGAGCTGAAGGTGATGACATGGCCGCTGCGCTGGGCACGCATCACCGGCAGGACCGCCCGGGTCACGTTCAGCGGGCCGAAGAAGTTCGTCTCGATCTGCTGGCGGAACTGGGCCGGGCTGATCTCCTCGAAGAAGCCGGCGTAGAAGTTGCCGGCGTTGTTCACCAGGACGTCGATACGGCCGAACCGGTCGGTCGCCGCAACAACGGCGGCCTGCGCGGCCTGCTCGTCGGTGATGTCGAGCGAGACCGCGAGAAGATCGGGGTGCTCACCGAGGACGTCGGTGACCTTCTGCGCGTCGCGTGCGGTGGCCACGACCGCATGGCCCGCCTTGAGGGCCGCCTTGGCGATGTCGACGCCCATGCCGCGCGCTGCGCCGGTGATGAACCAGACCTTCGTGTCACTCATGTGTGTGCCTTCTCCCGAGGTGTGCTTGACGTTCAGTCAAGGCCCCGGGCGGGCGGGGAGGGAGTCCCTGGCTATCCAGTGACTGCCAGGGACCCCCTAAGTCCCGACGTGGCGCGTACGTTCACCCTCATGGACAGCCGCAGCGAGATGCGTGAGTTCCTGGTCTCCCGGCGAGCCCGGCTCACACCCGAGGAGGTCGGCCTGCCCGACTTCGGCGGTCGTCGCCGGGTCCCGGGTCTGCGCCGTGAAGAGGTCGCGCTGGTCGCCGGGATCAGCGTCGAGTACTACACCCGACTTGAACGGGGTAGCTCGACCGGGATGAGCGAGTCCGTGATCGACGCGGTCAGCCGCGCCTTGCAGCTCGACGAGGCCGAGCACACCCACCTGTGGAACCTCGCCCGGGCGTCGTGCACCGCGTCGAAGCAACGCACCTCCAGCCGGACCCAACCGGTCACCGCGGGACTGCAGCAGCTCCTCGACGCGATGCAGGACGTGCCCGCCATCGTGCAGAACGGTCGCCTCGACGTGATCGCCAGCAACCGCCTCGGGGCGGCGTTCTACTCCGAGTTGTACGCCTCGGGGGACCGACCCCCCAACTTCGGGCGCTTCGTCTTCCTCGAGCCCC from Microlunatus sagamiharensis includes the following:
- a CDS encoding (Fe-S)-binding protein codes for the protein MSDVAVMAARVLALAISVVGVALFVRAVRTIVRTVSLGGPANRSDSPARRWRTMVVETIGHTRMLQRPWVGAAHWLVFVAFGALFFTLVTAYGQLFDPRFVLPVIGHWKAYEWAAELIAWAGLVAIGYLIYVRASQRGRGRASRFFGSHGGKGLYVELTILGIVVCVLLLRALESQLLAETTRWDFPLTWFLLPSGIATGAAETAVVLIAAAKIVISMAWFVVLGLDTTMGVAWHRFTVWPNIWFKRNADGAPALGALPPVRAGGEPVDFSDLDALDEDASLGTAKIEDFTWKGLLDLTSCTECGRCQDACPAWATDKPLSPKLFVMGLRDHAYAKAPFLLTPEDERDALPEALRLEASRPLVGPTGYAEPDPISVQDGVVAVIDPDVLWSCTSCGACVQACPVDIEHVDHIVDLRRNQVLMESEFPSQLNGMFKGLESKGNPWNASPRTRMDWAKDLPFHVPLVGGPHDEDVEDLSQVDYLFWVGCAGAYDDRAKKTTRAVAELLQTAGVSYAVLGKGETCTGDPARRAGNELVFQQLAAENTETLREAKATKVVATCAHCLNSLKNEYPQLGLTMEVVHHTQLLNRLVREGRLTPVAPADDAEQRTITYHDPCYLGRHNQVYEPPRELLGALPGTTVAEMPRSGKDSFCCGAGGARMWMEEDLGTRINANRTEEAVATLAAAGATDAAPGAIATGCPFCRTMLTDGTDALANGSGKPAPEVIDVAQLLLESVRRGR
- a CDS encoding zinc transporter permease — protein: MTEQTTEHETHVEDHSSHTHGDGCGHESVQHEDHVDYVHDGHRHSAHDDHYDEH
- a CDS encoding metal ABC transporter solute-binding protein, Zn/Mn family, producing the protein MRRLLVPALPAAALLLGLTACSGSAGSAAPASSGAAGTVSVVASTNVYGDIVKTIGGDAVEVTSIIDDPSQDPHEYTANARTQLALSKAQLVVENGGGYDDFVATMLSATTAKPRVLNVADVSGYDQEPAEGEFNEHLWYDFPTMVKLTDQVQQDLSAIAPDRAETFRTNAAAFTTKLEGLEKSEETLAAEHRGTGVAITEPVPLYLLDASGLVNRTPEEFSEAIEEGSDVPPAVLQETEALFSGKKVGLLAYNEQTTGPQTEAVLAAAKSAGVPVVGMTETLPAGLDYVGWMQRNLDAVGGALQG
- a CDS encoding metal ABC transporter ATP-binding protein; the protein is MSAAAGMMGPVTAEAAGRTPAELAPPVLAIRDAALGYGDRLLWSGLTLDVRPGQFVAILGPNGSGKTSLLRAVLGTQALTSGSIEILGEPVRRGHRSVGYVPQQHLADRGTPLRARDFLALGIDGTRFGLPLPSRDRRRRVDAMLDTVDARAFGRTRIGSLSGGEQQRLRIGQALIGDSRLLLCDEPLISLDLHQQRAVSDLIDASRRDHDRAVLMITHDVNPVLDMVDTVVYLANGQALVGSVDDVFTSEVLSDLYGTPVEVIRARGRIIVVGLPDHAHEGHEHAPHHDGADH
- a CDS encoding metal ABC transporter permease, with the translated sequence MHLDLFSQLFNFEGYGELLALVRNSVVAGAVLGLTGGLIGVFVMARDLAFAVHAISELSFAGAAAGLLFGIGVVEGSLAGSLAAALLIGILGSRARNRNSIIAVLMPFGLGLGILCLSLYSGRAANKFGLLTGQIVAVDNPRLTALLVICGIVVVGLLLVWRPLMFVSIDAQVAEARGVPAVALSIVFMVLLGMSVAVSVQIVGSLLVLSVLVTPAAAALRVSASPVLVPVLSTVFAVVSMVGGILLALGSSIPISPYVTTLSFLIYVVCRVVGGVRDRRLPRAPRMATEVVS
- a CDS encoding Fur family transcriptional regulator, which codes for MPRTPQRTTRQRTAVGELLQRTSEFRTAAQIHDDLRHAGEDIGLTTVYRTLQLMVDAEQLDAIRTDDGETAYRRCSTGHHHHLVCRDCGRTVEVEGPAIEAWTDQVAAEHGFTEVEHQLEIFGVCGECKVG
- a CDS encoding SigE family RNA polymerase sigma factor → MDATRPGEPPPTTTLASLFAAHHVRLVRVAWLLVRDVGVAEELVQDAFVDLHSRWARLKRPEDAAGYLHVSVVNRCRSALRHQNVVRSAPAKRWEDADSAEDQALLSLERRRVLDGLAELSQRQREVLVLRYYAQLSEAETAAALQISRGAVKSHGARGVHALRHVLGVPDEA